The genomic window CATTTGGAGATTTGGTCTATGCTGTTGGATTAATTTATATAATTAGATGGTTTTTTAAAAATTGGAAACGTTTAAAAACGGATACAAAGCAGTGGTTTGCTGATGTGTTTTCTGCCGTTTCGGTGCTTTATTTTGCATTTCATTTATTTTGGGGTTTTAACTATTACCGATTACCGCTGTATAAAAGTTTGAATTTGAATCCTGAATATTCTACAGAGCAACTTGTAAAGGTGACAGAACAGCTTATTTTACAAGCGAATGCATTGCATTTGGAAATCGCGAAAAATGATTCATTAAAAGTAGAGATTCCGTTATCTAAAAATGAAATTTTAAAGCTTGCGCCAGACGGTTATTTAGGGCTGAAGCAGGTGTTTCCTAATTTGGAATATTCGCCACAGAGTGTAAAAAAATCGTTGTTTAGTTATCCGCTAACTTATATGGGTTTTAGTGGTTATTTGAATCCGTTAACCAATGAAGCGCAGGTTGATGGATTGATTCCGAAGTTTAAATTTGCGACCACAACAACGCACGAAATAGCACATCAATTAGGCTTTGCAGCAGAAAATGAAGCAAATTTTATTGGTTGCTTGGCAGCTATAAATCATGAGAATATTTATTTTAGATATTGCGGTTATACTTTTGGTTTACGCTATTGTTTAAATGAAATTTACCGAAGAGACGAAGCACTTTACGAGGAAGTTGTTAAAAACCTAAATATCGGTATTTTAAAGAATTACGAGGAAGTTCGTGTGTTTTGGGAGGCTCACCAAAACCCAACTGAGCCTTTATTTAAAAGTTTTTATAGTGGTTTTTTAAAAGCTAACAAACAAACTAAAGGCATGGAAAGTTATAGTTACGTTGTTGCTCTATTGGTAAATTATTTTGAAGAAAAATGAGAAATTCTTAAAGATTACAACTTTATATGTAAAGGAACTTTGATTCTAGATAGATATCCGTATTTTTAGCTAAAACTAACAGATTGTATCTATGATTAAAAAATGTATTGGAATCTTGAGCTTCTTTTGCTGCAGTTGCTTATTTAGCCAAGATTATTTT from Algibacter sp. L1A34 includes these protein-coding regions:
- a CDS encoding DUF3810 domain-containing protein produces the protein MLKDKKTIIALLLIPQYFFVKFLGNYPEFVDAYYSNGLYIYVSKMFRFCLGWLPFSFGDLVYAVGLIYIIRWFFKNWKRLKTDTKQWFADVFSAVSVLYFAFHLFWGFNYYRLPLYKSLNLNPEYSTEQLVKVTEQLILQANALHLEIAKNDSLKVEIPLSKNEILKLAPDGYLGLKQVFPNLEYSPQSVKKSLFSYPLTYMGFSGYLNPLTNEAQVDGLIPKFKFATTTTHEIAHQLGFAAENEANFIGCLAAINHENIYFRYCGYTFGLRYCLNEIYRRDEALYEEVVKNLNIGILKNYEEVRVFWEAHQNPTEPLFKSFYSGFLKANKQTKGMESYSYVVALLVNYFEEK